A region from the Eublepharis macularius isolate TG4126 chromosome 13, MPM_Emac_v1.0, whole genome shotgun sequence genome encodes:
- the SSH1 gene encoding protein phosphatase Slingshot homolog 1: MALVTLQRSPTPSAASSSASTSELEVGSDEERKLNLNLSESFFMVKGAALFLQQGNSPQGPRSLPHPHKHAGDLPQHLQVMINLLRCEDRIKLAVRLESAWADRVRYMVVVYSSGRQDTEENILLGVDFSSKESKSCTIGMVLRLWSDTKMHLDGDGGFSVSTAGRMHVFKPVSVQAMWSALQVLHKACEVARRYNYFPGGMALVWATYYESCIASEQSCVNEWNAMQDLESTRPDSPALYVDKPTERERAECLIKAKLRSIMMSKDLENVTSKEIRNELEKQMSCNLKEFKEFIDNEMLLILGQMDKPSLIFDHLYLGSEWNASNLEELQGSGVDYILNVTREIDNFFPGLFAYHNIRVYDEETTDLLAHWNEAYHFINKAKKNHSKCLVHCKMGVSRSASTVIAYAMKEFGWSLEKAYNYVKQKRSIARPNAGFMRQLLEYEGILDASKQRHNKLWKQQSENRLTQNSDGSSGPNAFLLENLEVDLDPPCQPASADPRASQEAVGFHYCFRRLSDSLPGNRESFFQGEDPERDVLLEEADVAADLPFPDFSNKAAVERWKGKERAEVSGLREKPAKKKSEISLLKDVAMPSLAVPEEEGSREEKPIERWKRRSSMQEEESRLNCENLNNNNSKRSCPEDFEHDAIFGILNKVKPSYKSCASCMYSSASTSAETFGESRENLHPVPPCHNSTVCTQPSFLSHGTPAFLEQALCKPPPMETHGAQNNALPSVLVESNLQDGESSKPVASWTFDGLEKAKEASKPPAGALLSQRNSFCDRNALVSEVLKVDSSPRKEVRQTKDLKYLLFSKDLEKPTSNSYLMQHQESLLQLQKAGLVRKHTKELERLKSLPLDTAGPARDVPGDPAGTSIPEETPDLVAREGQLPLREPPPAVPEDTENNPEKLQKTLPVGGVSQKTSTPILCRAEHMSSFTKDFLKTICYTPSSSRSSNLTRSSSSDSIHSVRGKPGLVKQRTQEIETRLRLAGLTVSSPLKRSNSLAKLGSLNLSSEDLTNDVDLSALADLKGARLSETAALCDFRATMKNTEAGTKLLVKSTVGKLKSPLWEGKS; this comes from the exons GTGACTTGCCACAGCACCTCCAGGTGATGATCAACCTCCTCCGATGCGAGGATCGAATCAAACTG GCTGTGCGTTTAGAAAGCGCCTGGGCAGACCGAGTGAGGTACATGGTGGTCGTCTATAGCAGTGGGCGCCAAGATACGGAGGAGAACATCCTGCTGGGAGTGGATTTTTCCAGCAAAGAGAG CAAAAGCTGTACCATAGGGATGGTTTTGCGCCTGTGGAGCGACACGAAGATGCATCTGGATGGTGATGG CGGATTTAGTGTCAGCACCGCAGGGAGGATGCATGTCTTCAAGCCAGTTTCTGTGCAAGCCATGTG GTCTGCCCTGCAGGTCCTCCACAAGGCTTGTGAGGTTGCTCGGCGGTACAACTACTTCCCAGGCGGGATGGCACTTGTCTGGGCCACCTACTATGAGAGCTGCATCGCCTCCGAGCAGAGCTGCGTCAATGAGTGGAATGCCATGCAAGACCTGGAATCCACGCGCCCGGACTCGCCAGCTTTATACGTGGACAA GCCAACAGAGAGAGAGCGGGCCGAGTGCCTCATCAAGGCCAAACTCCGGAGTATCATGATGAGCAAAGATCTGGAGAATGTGACCTCTAAAGAA ATACGGAATGAGCTGGAGAAGCAGATGAGCTGTAATCTGAAAGAATTCAAGGAATTTATTGACAACGAGATGCTGCTTATCTTAGGACAGATGGATAAACCCTCCCTCATTTTCGATCATCTGTACCTG GGTTCTGAATGGAATGCATCTAACTTGGAGGAACTCCAGGGCTCTGG GGTTGACTACATCTTAAATGTCACCAGAGAGATCGATAACTTTTTCCCCGGCTTGTTTGCATACCACAACATAAGAGTCTACGATGAAGAGACGACAGACCTCCTTGCCCACTGGAATGAGGCGTATCATTTCATAAATAAAGCCAA gAAAAATCACTCCAAATGTCTGGTCCATTGCAAAATGGGTGTAAGTCGCTCAGCCTCGACGGTCATAGCCTATGCCATGAAGGAGTTTGGTTGGTCCTTGGAAAAAGCCTATAACTACGTGAAGCAGAAGCGCAGCATCGCTAGGCCAAACGCAGGTTTCATGAGGCAGCTCTTGGAATATGAAGGCATTCTGGATGCCAG TAAGCAGCGTCACAACAAGCTGTGGAAACAGCAGTCAGAGAACCGCCTCACCCAGAACTCAGATGGCTCCAGCGGCCCCAATGCCTTCCTGCTGGAGAATCTCGAGGTCGACCTTGACCCTCCTTGccagcctgcctctgcagaccCAAGAGCAAGCCAGGAAGCTGTGGGCTTCCATTACTGCTTCCGGCGCCTCTCCGACTCTCTGCCTGGCAACAGGGAATCGTTTTTCCAGGGAGAAGATCCGGAGAGGGATGTGCTTCTGGAGGAGGCTGATGTGGCTGCAGACCTCCCCTTTCCGGACTTCTCGAACAAGGCTGCTGTGGAAAGATGGAAGGGCAAGGAGAGGGCAGAGGTCTCCGGCCTCAGAGAGAAACCAGCCAAAAAGAAATCTGAGATCAGCCTCCTGAAAGACGTTGCCATGCCCAGTCTGgctgttccagaggaggagggcTCCCGAGAGGAGAAACCCATTGAGAGGTGGAAACGCCGCTCCTCTAtgcaggaggaggagagcaggCTGAACTGCGAGaacctgaataacaacaacagcaagaggAGCTGCCCTGAGGATTTTGAg CATGATGCCATCTTTGGAATCCTCAACAAAGTGAAACCATCCTACAAATCTTGTGCCAGCTGCATGTATTCCTCAGCCAGCACCTCTGCAGAAACCTTTGGGGAATCACGCGAGAACCTGCATCCCGTTCCTCCATGCCACAATTCCACAGTCTGCACACAGCCTTCATTCCTCTCACATGGGACGCCTGCATTTTTAGAGCAGGCGCTGTGCAAGCCGCCACCTATGGAAACCCACGGGGCTCAAAACAATGCCTTGCCTTCCGTGCTGGTAGAGAGTAACTTGCAGGACGGTGAAAGCAGTAAGCCTGTAGCCAGCTGGACGTTTGATGGTCTAGAGAAGGCCAAAGAGGCATCAAAACCACCAGCTGGGGCCTTGCTTAGCCAGAGAAATTCTTTCTGTGACAGGAATGCCCTCGTCAGCGAAGTGCTGAAAGTGGACTCTTCTCCGAGAAAAGAGGTCAGACAGACAAAGGACCTGAAGTACTTGCTCTTCAGTAAAGATTTAGAAAAACCAACTAGCAACAGTTACTTGATGCAGCACCAGGAGTCGCTGCTTCAGCTGCAGAAAGCCGGCTTGGTTCGGAAACATACCAAAGAACTGGAGCGCCTGAAGAGTCTGCCCTTGGACACCGCAGGGCCGGCGAGGGACGTTCCTGGAGACCCGGCTGGTACTTCCATACCCGAGGAGACCCCCGACTTAGTGGCTCGGGAAGGTCAGCTACCCCTTCGGGAGCCACCTCCTGCAGTACCTGAAGACACAGAAAATAATCCTGAGAAGCTACAGAAAACCCTCCCCGTCGGAGGGGTGTCACAAAAAACCTCCACACCCATTCTCTGCAGAGCTGAACACATGAGCAGTTTCACAAAAGACTTTCTGAAGACCATTTGCTATACGCCGTCCTCTTCTAGGAGTTCCAACCTGACACGGAGTTCCAGCAGTGACAGCATCCACAGCGTGCGAGGGAAGCCTGGCCTGGTTAAACAGCGAACCCAGGAAATAGAAACCAGgctgcggctggctggcttgacTGTCTCATCTCCTTTGAAGCGCTCGAACTCTCTTGCCAAGCTGGGGAGTCTGAACTTGTCCTCGGAGGACTTAACGAACGATGTGGACCTGTCTGCCTTGGCAGACTTGAAAGGGGCCAGGTTGAGTGAAACGGCAGCACTCTGTGACTTTCGAGCCACTATGAAGAATACAGAAGCGGGCACCAAACTGTTGGTGAAATCCACCGTGGGGAAGTTGAAGAGCCCTCTTTGGGAAGGGAAAAGTTGA